In one Candidatus Nomurabacteria bacterium genomic region, the following are encoded:
- a CDS encoding DsbA family protein — protein MSKKTWIIFTVICVAVLGGLIFVSQKDKINVDKIDQNKIQSASASNGNIADHVLDKKDGKVLLVEYGDFECPYCGQAFPQVKSVTSEYASKITFVFRNYPLATMHPNARAAAAAAEAAGLQGKYWEMHDKLYETQNDWSSASIDKRTGFFVNYAKQLGIANIDKFKSDMGANNVNKKITFDMALGNKAKVSGTPTFVLNGTTVSDKVASSIINGNGSELKKAIDEALK, from the coding sequence GTGAGTAAAAAAACTTGGATCATATTTACTGTCATTTGCGTTGCGGTCCTAGGTGGGCTTATTTTTGTATCGCAAAAAGACAAAATCAACGTCGACAAGATCGACCAAAACAAAATACAGTCTGCGAGCGCGTCGAATGGCAATATCGCCGATCACGTACTCGACAAAAAAGACGGCAAAGTCCTTCTCGTCGAATACGGCGACTTCGAATGCCCATACTGTGGACAGGCCTTCCCGCAAGTAAAATCAGTTACTTCTGAGTACGCATCGAAGATCACCTTCGTGTTCCGCAACTACCCGCTTGCGACTATGCACCCGAATGCTAGGGCGGCAGCCGCAGCGGCCGAAGCAGCCGGACTTCAGGGCAAGTACTGGGAAATGCACGATAAATTATATGAGACTCAAAATGACTGGTCGAGCGCTTCCATTGACAAGCGAACCGGCTTTTTCGTCAACTATGCCAAACAGCTCGGCATAGCAAACATCGACAAATTCAAATCAGACATGGGCGCAAACAACGTCAACAAGAAAATCACTTTTGACATGGCACTCGGCAACAAAGCAAAGGTATCCGGTACACCAACATTTGTCTTAAACGGCACCACCGTTTCCGACAAGGTCGCTTCAAGTATCATAAATGGTAACGGTAGCGAACTAAAGAAGGCTATCGACGAAGCTCTCAAGTAA
- the aspS gene encoding aspartate--tRNA ligase, whose amino-acid sequence MTRTLSTDTTGKIGENIEVSGWVNSRRDHGGLIFVDLRDHTGIVQLVINPESSEAFSLAETIRDEYVVTARGIVKERDDSLKNPHISTGGIEIVVNELRLLNKSEPLPVNVHDDGQQSGEELRLKYRFLDLRRPKMQNLLKERAEYYKALRSYMDENDFTEVTTPILANSSPEGARDFLVPSRVHPGKFYALPQAPQQFKQLLMVGGVSRYYQIATCFRDEDPRADRLYGDFYQLDLEMAFVEDGNGVRSTMEPLITRLVTDFAKKEFVNAEPDGTVKRLSYQDSIETYGSDKPDLRFDMKLVELNDALANTEFGVFKNAEVVKAICVKGGAQLSRSQIDGFTEIAKSEGAGGLAYITYENGEAKSPIAKFLTGDELAAIKDRTGADDGDAVFFGADTRKTVNKVLGRLRSEFADHFGLKDPNKVALAWIVDFPFYERDEKTGKLDFGHNPFSMPKGGLEAIRGDDKESILADQYDMVMNGYEICSGAVRNYAPDVMYEAFAAVGYEKGHVDDRFGAMINAFKYGAPPHAGCAFGIDRIFMVLMGEENIREVVAFPKNGSGVDAMMDSPSVVDAAQLQELSISVNENE is encoded by the coding sequence ATGACACGAACACTATCTACTGATACGACAGGAAAAATTGGAGAAAACATAGAAGTAAGCGGTTGGGTTAATAGTCGCCGCGATCACGGCGGGCTTATTTTTGTTGATCTTCGTGACCATACTGGCATTGTTCAGCTAGTCATAAATCCTGAAAGTTCAGAGGCATTTTCTCTGGCCGAAACCATTCGCGACGAGTACGTTGTTACGGCGCGTGGCATCGTAAAGGAACGCGACGATAGTCTGAAGAATCCCCATATTTCCACCGGCGGAATCGAGATTGTGGTAAATGAGTTACGGCTGTTGAATAAATCAGAACCGCTACCTGTCAATGTGCATGACGACGGTCAGCAGTCTGGTGAGGAATTGCGACTGAAGTATCGCTTCTTGGACTTGCGAAGGCCAAAGATGCAGAATCTTCTGAAAGAGCGCGCGGAATATTACAAGGCCCTTCGTTCGTATATGGATGAAAACGATTTTACGGAAGTAACAACGCCGATTCTAGCAAACTCTAGCCCGGAAGGTGCCCGTGATTTTCTGGTACCATCACGAGTGCATCCTGGTAAATTTTACGCTCTACCGCAGGCTCCACAGCAATTTAAGCAATTACTGATGGTCGGCGGCGTGTCTCGCTACTACCAAATTGCGACATGTTTCCGCGACGAAGATCCACGAGCGGATCGTTTGTACGGAGATTTTTATCAGCTCGATCTTGAAATGGCATTTGTAGAAGATGGCAACGGAGTACGATCGACTATGGAACCGCTCATTACGCGACTAGTGACGGATTTTGCTAAAAAGGAATTTGTAAATGCTGAACCAGACGGCACCGTGAAGCGTCTGTCGTACCAGGACTCAATCGAGACGTATGGCTCAGACAAGCCAGACCTGCGTTTTGATATGAAGCTTGTTGAGCTAAACGACGCGTTAGCGAATACCGAGTTTGGCGTATTTAAGAATGCCGAGGTGGTCAAGGCGATTTGCGTTAAGGGTGGAGCACAGCTAAGCCGTTCGCAAATCGATGGTTTTACCGAAATTGCCAAGTCTGAAGGTGCTGGCGGTTTGGCGTATATTACATACGAAAACGGCGAAGCAAAATCGCCAATCGCGAAGTTTTTGACTGGAGATGAATTGGCTGCTATCAAGGATCGGACCGGTGCTGACGACGGCGATGCCGTGTTCTTTGGTGCCGATACTCGCAAGACAGTTAACAAAGTACTTGGTCGTTTGCGTAGCGAATTCGCTGATCATTTTGGCCTGAAGGATCCAAATAAAGTAGCACTTGCATGGATTGTTGATTTTCCGTTTTATGAGCGTGATGAAAAAACGGGCAAGTTAGACTTTGGTCACAATCCGTTTAGTATGCCAAAGGGCGGACTAGAAGCTATCCGCGGCGACGACAAAGAATCAATTCTTGCCGATCAGTACGACATGGTCATGAACGGCTACGAAATTTGCTCCGGTGCCGTGCGTAACTATGCACCCGATGTTATGTATGAAGCATTTGCTGCTGTCGGTTATGAAAAAGGTCATGTCGATGATCGTTTTGGTGCGATGATCAACGCGTTTAAATACGGTGCGCCGCCGCACGCAGGTTGCGCGTTCGGTATCGACCGTATCTTTATGGTGCTTATGGGTGAAGAAAACATACGCGAAGTAGTGGCATTTCCAAAGAATGGCTCGGGCGTAGATGCCATGATGGACTCACCAAGTGTGGTTGACGCTGCGCAACTTCAAGAGTTGTCCATATCGGTGAATGAAAACGAGTAG
- a CDS encoding CBS domain-containing protein, with translation MTTLSLILWFIVLVLMLVVLSIRPQRTRHSWSELNRRGDKSTIRRERLLGDVMALRRVTVGLLLVCLLLLGMAMWQVMGIVVVVGAWLVAGAAARLQLLHSLAMKLYALLEPQLLMFVEKVPLLGQLFRVDKYVPHDQRLESVEHLLQLVDSSGHVLTDDQRDMVRRGVNWHTTAVGSIMVSVKDIMSVKYNELLGPLVLDDLHRSGHNRFPVFRGSIDNIIGILDITDLLEVSATKRSETAEQTMSSDVLRIEFDEPLPAAMALLQKSHRHMLIVVDEGGRTAGLVTLADIAGSLLGKNRG, from the coding sequence ATGACAACGCTTTCGCTAATATTATGGTTCATCGTGCTGGTCTTGATGCTGGTGGTGCTTTCTATTCGGCCACAGCGTACGCGACATAGTTGGTCGGAACTCAACCGACGGGGTGATAAATCGACGATACGGCGCGAACGACTACTAGGCGACGTCATGGCTCTAAGACGAGTGACTGTGGGGCTGCTTCTTGTTTGTCTGCTACTACTAGGTATGGCCATGTGGCAGGTGATGGGCATTGTAGTCGTTGTTGGTGCATGGTTAGTAGCCGGTGCTGCTGCGAGATTGCAGCTATTGCATTCATTGGCTATGAAGCTTTACGCGCTACTGGAGCCGCAATTGCTAATGTTTGTTGAAAAGGTGCCGCTACTAGGTCAGCTATTTCGCGTCGACAAGTACGTGCCGCATGACCAGAGGCTAGAGTCGGTTGAGCACCTACTCCAATTAGTAGATAGTTCAGGGCACGTCCTGACAGATGATCAGCGCGATATGGTTCGGCGGGGCGTCAATTGGCATACGACGGCAGTCGGATCAATCATGGTTTCGGTAAAAGACATTATGAGCGTTAAGTACAATGAACTGCTTGGTCCGCTTGTGCTCGATGATTTGCATCGTAGCGGGCACAATCGATTCCCGGTGTTTCGCGGGTCAATCGACAACATTATAGGCATACTTGATATTACTGACCTTCTGGAAGTAAGCGCTACAAAACGATCGGAAACTGCTGAACAGACCATGTCATCTGATGTACTGAGAATTGAGTTTGACGAACCGCTACCTGCAGCTATGGCGTTGCTGCAAAAGAGCCATCGGCACATGCTGATCGTGGTAGATGAGGGCGGACGGACGGCCGGATTGGTGACTCTCGCGGACATCGCAGGTTCGTTACTTGGCAAAAACAGAGGCTAG
- a CDS encoding MBL fold metallo-hydrolase yields MKITKFGHACFVVENDNKSLIVDPGEYSSDLVIPDNVIGIVITHEHADHMTAAHLQQIFDKNPETIVMAHPDVAAKLTEFKTKIVNAGDKLTMDNFTLEFVGGKHAIIAESWPTFANLGVMINERLYYPGDSFTVPNKPVEILALPVAAPWLKISETFEFLQTVKPQRAFPTHDAILSDIGKAMVDRMVSMIAKNIDTTYERIDTKPLEA; encoded by the coding sequence ATGAAAATTACCAAATTCGGACACGCTTGTTTTGTCGTAGAAAATGACAATAAATCATTAATCGTTGATCCCGGCGAATATAGTTCAGATCTTGTGATTCCTGACAATGTTATCGGTATCGTCATTACACATGAACACGCCGATCACATGACTGCGGCGCACTTGCAACAAATATTCGACAAGAACCCCGAAACTATCGTCATGGCCCACCCAGATGTCGCGGCCAAACTTACTGAGTTCAAAACCAAAATAGTAAACGCAGGCGACAAACTTACAATGGATAACTTTACTCTCGAATTCGTTGGCGGCAAACACGCGATTATTGCCGAAAGCTGGCCAACGTTTGCAAATCTTGGCGTCATGATTAATGAACGACTATATTACCCAGGCGATTCATTCACTGTTCCGAACAAGCCCGTCGAAATACTTGCCCTACCCGTAGCCGCGCCGTGGCTAAAAATTAGCGAAACATTCGAGTTCCTACAGACCGTTAAGCCGCAACGAGCCTTTCCGACCCACGATGCAATCTTGTCCGACATCGGCAAGGCTATGGTTGACCGTATGGTTTCAATGATTGCTAAAAATATTGACACCACATACGAGCGTATCGACACTAAGCCTCTTGAAGCATAA
- a CDS encoding YtxH domain-containing protein has translation MSKLFKLTIASIAGFAAGILLAPKSGKETRADLKKKADEAKKKAAQKADMLKDAADESKDTLKHGADSASKEAVEFGRSAKATAERIAAEAAELGGEARTRARRVAEEAKKTASTIQKDAKEHLR, from the coding sequence ATGTCAAAACTATTTAAACTAACTATTGCGTCGATTGCTGGTTTTGCAGCTGGTATTTTGCTTGCACCAAAAAGCGGTAAAGAAACGCGAGCAGACTTGAAAAAGAAGGCCGACGAGGCAAAGAAAAAGGCCGCTCAAAAGGCAGACATGCTGAAAGATGCTGCTGATGAGAGCAAAGATACGCTTAAACATGGTGCAGACAGCGCTAGTAAAGAAGCTGTTGAATTTGGTCGTAGTGCCAAAGCTACTGCAGAGCGTATAGCCGCAGAGGCTGCCGAGTTAGGTGGTGAGGCTCGCACTCGAGCTCGTCGTGTAGCTGAAGAAGCAAAGAAGACTGCGTCGACCATACAAAAGGACGCCAAAGAACACTTACGATAA
- a CDS encoding A/G-specific adenine glycosylase codes for MNHDEFQRFIRQQGEERYRDMPWRRDTRPYYVLVSELMLQQTQVDRVIPKFENFIAEFPDEQTLAISPLANVLRLWQGLGYNRRAKFLHESAKRIVELGSFPTDEAGLVALPGVGKNTAGAVMAYAYNQPAIFIETNVRAVYIHHFFSNSELVDDKDIHELLVQTIDQERPREFYWALMDYGSYLKKQGVTPERSRHYKKQSPLKGSVREVRGRIIAELITRDLTFDRLRRIVGDDGRFELALDGLTHDGLVVRNGNQIHLTA; via the coding sequence ATGAATCATGACGAATTTCAGAGGTTTATCCGCCAGCAGGGCGAGGAGCGATATCGTGATATGCCTTGGCGGCGCGACACACGACCGTATTATGTGTTGGTGAGCGAACTGATGCTACAACAGACACAGGTTGATCGCGTGATTCCTAAATTTGAAAATTTTATAGCAGAGTTTCCCGACGAGCAAACTTTGGCCATTTCGCCACTGGCTAACGTGCTTCGACTTTGGCAGGGGCTTGGCTATAATCGCCGTGCGAAATTTCTGCATGAATCGGCAAAGAGAATCGTTGAGCTTGGTAGTTTTCCTACAGACGAAGCGGGTCTGGTGGCTTTGCCTGGCGTCGGAAAAAACACGGCAGGTGCGGTTATGGCGTATGCATATAATCAGCCAGCGATTTTCATAGAGACTAATGTTCGTGCGGTTTACATACATCATTTTTTCAGTAATAGCGAGCTAGTCGACGATAAGGACATTCACGAGCTTTTGGTTCAGACGATCGATCAAGAACGTCCACGCGAATTCTATTGGGCACTGATGGACTATGGAAGTTATTTAAAAAAACAAGGCGTTACGCCAGAACGAAGCCGTCATTATAAAAAGCAGTCGCCACTAAAAGGTAGCGTACGTGAAGTTCGCGGACGCATTATAGCGGAACTTATCACAAGAGACCTTACGTTTGATCGGCTACGGCGAATTGTTGGTGACGATGGACGTTTTGAGCTGGCGCTTGACGGTTTAACTCACGACGGACTGGTGGTGAGAAACGGCAATCAGATTCATTTGACCGCGTAG
- the msrA gene encoding peptide-methionine (S)-S-oxide reductase MsrA has translation MTTYTLAGGCFWCLDAVYRRIKGVENVVSGYTGGDLPTPTYDQVSLGSTGHAESVEVTFDESIVPGDVILDLFFLIHDPTTLNQQGNDIGTQYRSAMFYADDSQKEAFKSAIERAKKHWNNPIVTEVKPLNMFYPAENYHQDYFNNNPGNGYCSIVIEPKIVKARNAYKQYFKEEEHA, from the coding sequence ATGACTACTTATACTCTTGCAGGCGGTTGCTTCTGGTGTCTGGACGCCGTCTATCGTCGGATTAAAGGTGTAGAAAACGTCGTCAGTGGCTATACTGGCGGCGATTTACCTACGCCAACTTACGACCAAGTATCGCTTGGCTCAACCGGTCACGCTGAATCAGTAGAGGTGACGTTCGATGAGTCCATCGTCCCGGGTGACGTCATACTCGATTTGTTTTTTTTGATTCACGACCCTACGACACTCAATCAACAAGGCAACGACATCGGCACACAATATCGTTCAGCTATGTTTTACGCTGATGATTCACAAAAAGAAGCATTTAAATCGGCAATAGAGCGTGCCAAAAAGCACTGGAACAATCCGATTGTTACAGAAGTCAAACCATTGAACATGTTTTACCCCGCCGAAAACTACCACCAGGATTATTTCAACAATAATCCCGGCAATGGCTACTGCTCGATTGTTATCGAACCGAAGATTGTAAAAGCACGAAATGCATACAAGCAGTATTTCAAAGAGGAGGAGCATGCCTAA